A DNA window from Streptomyces bacillaris contains the following coding sequences:
- a CDS encoding cation:proton antiporter regulatory subunit yields MGTRRTSLPGVGAQYDFTTETGQHISVVVHHDGRRFIGFYDQDDPDSCRLSVPLTTTEATALAHLIDPAPIDAVRTEGIDLVTEHIPLGLRSPYGGRLLGETRARTRTGASIVAVLRTHSAHPSPEPDFRLAIGDTLVAVGTREGVDALSEIIAEG; encoded by the coding sequence ATGGGGACCCGTCGCACGTCGCTGCCCGGAGTCGGCGCTCAGTACGATTTCACCACCGAGACGGGGCAGCACATCTCCGTCGTCGTCCACCACGACGGGCGGCGGTTCATCGGGTTCTACGATCAGGACGACCCTGATTCGTGTCGGCTCTCCGTGCCGCTGACCACCACCGAGGCCACCGCGCTGGCGCACCTCATCGACCCGGCGCCCATCGACGCCGTACGGACCGAGGGCATCGACCTGGTAACCGAGCACATCCCGCTGGGGTTGCGATCCCCTTACGGGGGGCGGCTGTTGGGGGAGACGCGGGCGCGGACCCGGACCGGGGCGTCCATCGTGGCGGTGCTGCGTACGCACAGCGCGCACCCCTCGCCGGAGCCGGACTTCCGGCTCGCCATCGGGGACACGCTCGTCGCCGTCGGTACGCGTGAGGGCGTCGACGCGCTCTCCGAGATCATTGCGGAGGGCTGA